Proteins from one Vanessa atalanta chromosome 15, ilVanAtal1.2, whole genome shotgun sequence genomic window:
- the LOC125069255 gene encoding frizzled-2: MWRAWRCALALAALAAADALQPRCEEITIPMCRGIGYNLTSFPNALDHDTQEEAGLEVHQYWPLVEIKCSADLKFFLCSVYTPICIEDYAKPLPACRSVCERARAGCAPLMQKYGFQWPERMACEKLPRLGDPENLCMDENDRAQEPEPPRPPPRRPYKKDCKDPKNCESGPAASPGEAASDECACACRPPLVSVRTLHNASATTAGVPACALPCRGAFFTREEKEFAAVWVALWGGLCAASTLMTLTTFLIDSQRFKYPERPIVYLSACYFMVALGYLTRLAIGHDEVACDGALLKTSANGPSACTLVFILVYFFGMASSIWWVVLSFAWFLAAGLKWGNEAIAGHAQYYHLAAWLVPAAKTVAVLLAGAVDGDPVAGVCYVGNTSPENLKKYVLAPLIVYFALGATFLLAGFVSLFRIRSVIKRQGGIGAGSKADKLEKLMIRIGVFSVLYAVPAGVVIGCLAYEAGGREAWLRRVACGAACGPRPLYSALMLKYFMALAVGITSGVWIWSGKTLESWRRVWRGGRAPPPAHRALVKGAV; this comes from the exons ATGTGGCGCGCGTGGCGTTGCGCGCTCGCGCTAGCGGCGCTGGCGGCGGCAGATGCGCTGCAGCCGCGCTGCGAAGAGATCACCATACCCATGTGCCGCGGCATCGGGTACAACCTCACCTCCTTCCCTAACGCACTCGACCATGACACGCAGGAGGAGGCTGGCCTCGAG GTTCACCAGTATTGGCCCCTCGTCGAAATCAAATGCTCGGCGGATCTGAAATTCTTCCTCTGCTCCGTGTACACACCGATATGTATAGAAGACTACGCGAAGCCGCTGCCGGCGTGCCGGAGCGTGTGCGAGCGCGCCCGTGCCGGCTGCGCGCCGCTCATGCAGAAGTACGGCTTCCAGTGGCCCGAGCGCATGGCGTGCGAGAAGCTACCGCGCCTAGGCGACCCCGAGAACCTGTGCATGGATGAAAACGACCGCGCCCAGGAGCCCGAGCCGCCGCGACCCCCGCCGCGTCGGCCCTACAAAAAAGACTGCAAGGATCCAAAAAACTGCGAAAGCGGCCCGGCTGCAAGCCCGGGCGAGGCGGCAAGCGACGAGTGCGCGTGCGCGTGCCGGCCGCCGCTGGTGAGCGTGCGAACGCTACACAACGCCAGCGCCACCACCGCCGGCGTGCCCGCCTGCGCGCTGCCGTGCCGCGGCGCCTTCTTCACGCGCGAGGAGAAGGAGTTCGCGGCCGTGTGGGTCGCGCTCTGGGGCGGCCTCTGTGCCGCCTCTACCCTCATGACGCTCACCACCTTCCTCATCGACTCCCAGCGCTTTAAGTACCCCGAGCGCCCGATCGTCTACCTCTCCGCTTGCTACTTCATGGTCGCTCTCGGCTACCTCACGCGCCTCGCGATCGGCCACGACGAGGTCGCCTGCGACGGCGCCCTGCTCAAGACTTCAGCGAACGGCCCGAGCGCATGCACGCTCGTCTTCATACTGGTGTACTTCTTCGGAATGGCGTCATCGATCTGGTGGGTCGTGCTGTCGTTCGCGTGGTTCCTCGCCGCGGGCCTCAAGTGGGGCAACGAGGCGATCGCGGGACACGCGCAGTACTACCATCTGGCCGCCTGGCTCGTGCCGGCCGCCAAGACCGTGGCGGTCCTGCTCGCCGGCGCCGTCGACGGCGATCCGGTCGCCGGCGTCTGCTACGTCGGCAACACCTCGCCCGAGAACCTCAAAAAGTACGTGCTCGCGCCGCTCATCGTGTACTTCGCGCTCGGCGCGACCTTCCTCCTCGCCGGCTTCGTGTCGCTGTTCCGCATCCGATCGGTCATCAAGCGGCAGGGCGGCATCGGCGCCGGCTCGAAGGCCGACAAGCTCGAGAAGCTGATGATCCGCATCGGCGTGTTCAGCGTGCTGTACGCGGTGCCGGCCGGCGTCGTGATCGGCTGCCTGGCGTACGAGGCGGGCGGGCGCGAGGCGTGGCTGCGGCGCGTGGCGTGCGGCGCCGCGTGCGGCCCGCGCCCGCTCTACTCCGCGCTCATGCTCAAGTACTTCATGGCGCTGGCCGTGGGCATCACGTCCGGCGTGTGGATCTGGTCCGGCAAGACGCTGGAGTCGTGGCGGCGCGTGTGGCGCGGCGGCCGCGCCCCGCCCCCCGCGCACCGCGCGCTCGTGAAGGGAGCCGTGTGA